Proteins co-encoded in one Candida albicans SC5314 chromosome 3, complete sequence genomic window:
- a CDS encoding uncharacterized protein (Membrane-localized protein of unknown function), whose product MPYTIGDRRITLDSNLLESDKQLLITHPEIFKYCLNNAVFRSIINLKNLVHLYSDIITIYATFLRKIPHYDDVTLMANKSKLNLLKLEHDFNDIFGQYTTMHEYKKFNSNWEDKTYEGDIVPSALLIIDVATQAFETVYKSLSCIELFFNHYDNLKKLLIPSLVVRTKSILDSFAKIEQFLKLTFPVDKMARGEIVTFDESTFENVRRVEKVTSGIERESIFLETFFLAFDASLTSYTSILLGKGILKRDVPPRDCEIISRRRICYQAAEHVVTIPLSEDSPNKSKSAMEYLGKYIAYIGVSLLILISVVFYRLFKVLFG is encoded by the coding sequence ATGCCATACACAATAGGAGATAGAAGAATAACTTTAGATTCCAATCTTTTGGAATCTGACAAACAACTTTTAATCACACACCCCGagatattcaaatattgtCTAAATAATGCAGTTTTTAGATCcattataaatttgaaaaatctaGTCCACTTGTATCTGGATATCATCACCATATATGCTACCTTCTTGAGGAAAATCCCCCATTATGACGATGTAACGTTAATGGCCAACAAGTCAAAactaaatttattgaaattagagCATGATTTTAATGATATCTTTGGACAATACACTACTATGCATGAATACAAGAAGTTCAATTCCAACTGGGAGGATAAAACATACGAAGGAGATATTGTTCCTTCAgcattattgattattgaCGTTGCAACCCAAGCCTTTGAAACGGTCTATAAAAGTTTGTCATGtattgaattgtttttcaatcatTATGATAATCTcaaaaagttgttgattcCTTCACTTGTTGTAAGAACCAAATCTATTCTTGATTCATTTGCCAAAATCGAACagtttttaaaattaaccTTCCCAGTCGACAAAATGGCCCGAGGCGAGATTGTCACATTTGACGAAAGTACGTTTGAAAATGTGAGAAGAGTTGAAAAAGTTACGAGTGGTATAGAAAGAGAGTCCATCTTTCTAGAAACTTTTTTCTTGGCATTTGATGCGTCATTGACACTGTACACAAGTATATTGTTAGGCAAGggtattttgaaaagagaTGTACCACCAAGAGATTGTGAGATTATATcgagaagaagaatttgcTATCAAGCTGCTGAGCATGTTGTAACAATACCTTTATCAGAGGATTCACCCAATAAAAGCAAAAGTGCAATGGAGTATCTTGGCAAATACATTGCTTATATAGGAGTTCTGTTACTAATATTGATTAGTGTAGTGTTTTATAGATTGTTTAAAGTGCTATTTGGGTGA